In a genomic window of Venatoribacter cucullus:
- a CDS encoding LytR/AlgR family response regulator transcription factor: MTYRILLVDDEPLARERLKRLLQPFDAFCVAGEATHGDAALDWLQQQPADLVLLDIQMPGRNGLETAAAMQQLPQPPLLVFCTAYDEHALQAFAVKAIDYLLKPVRPEDLARALQRAQEWLQQRPAPVPAAARNHLTARTYHGLQLIPLDDILYCQADQKYVTVVHDQGETLIDESLKQLEEEFPTRFVRAHRSTLVALDRIERLETLTAGGHQLVLRGHAQGIPVSRRHLSEVRQLLRRL; this comes from the coding sequence ATGACGTACCGGATTTTACTGGTGGACGATGAACCACTGGCGCGGGAGCGATTGAAACGGCTGTTGCAGCCATTTGACGCCTTCTGTGTTGCCGGCGAAGCCACACACGGTGATGCCGCCCTGGACTGGTTGCAGCAACAGCCCGCCGATCTGGTGTTGCTGGATATTCAGATGCCCGGCCGCAATGGGCTGGAAACTGCCGCCGCCATGCAGCAATTACCCCAGCCGCCGCTGCTGGTGTTCTGCACCGCCTATGACGAGCACGCGCTGCAGGCCTTCGCGGTAAAAGCCATCGACTATCTGCTGAAACCGGTGCGCCCGGAAGACCTGGCGCGCGCCCTGCAGCGCGCGCAGGAATGGCTGCAACAGCGCCCGGCCCCGGTGCCGGCAGCGGCCCGTAATCACCTGACGGCCCGTACCTATCATGGCCTGCAGCTGATACCGCTGGATGACATCCTGTACTGTCAGGCCGACCAGAAATACGTCACCGTGGTGCATGATCAGGGTGAAACCCTGATCGACGAATCGCTGAAACAACTGGAAGAAGAATTCCCCACCCGCTTTGTCCGCGCCCATCGCAGCACGCTGGTGGCGCTGGATCGCATCGAACGGCTGGAAACCCTGACCGCCGGCGGCCATCAGCTGGTACTGCGTGGCCATGCGCAGGGGATACCGGTCAGCCGCCGGCACTTGTCGGAAGTGCGGCAGCTGTTGCGGCGGTTGTAG
- a CDS encoding ABC transporter substrate-binding protein: MHAAVVRTVARSAATLLLLTFPFLSAVQAAPAGESIKLGLNYPATGRYKEEGIAQAQGALMAIEEINAAGGVLGRPLELLTANTASDPAKAVENVKALAKQGAAMLFGGSSSAVAVEAGKEAARHQLLYFGTLTYANETTVADGHRHMFRETYNAHMAAKALGAYLNERLQGKKFFYMTADYNWGWSSETSLRNYTGTTDVNQHPGTLVAYPRPRENDMRNALELAVKAGADVLMLIQFGDDMALALRTIHSMGLQDKLTIVVPNLTLAMAKTAGSGILEGVIGAAPWSWQVPYRYGYEQGKAFVEKFVRLNATYPTSSAASAYSIVYQFKDAAERAGSLDTNRLIKALEGHKYSLLKDEQEWRALDHQNVQSVYVVRSRTREEILQSHLREDFFEILLRLDGKDTVQTPDEWRAERRAVGAPLTLQ, translated from the coding sequence ATGCATGCTGCTGTTGTTCGCACTGTTGCCCGGTCAGCCGCCACACTGCTGCTGTTGACCTTCCCTTTTCTGAGCGCCGTGCAGGCTGCTCCTGCCGGTGAAAGCATTAAACTGGGGCTGAATTACCCGGCCACCGGTCGTTACAAAGAAGAAGGCATTGCCCAGGCGCAAGGCGCATTAATGGCCATTGAAGAAATCAACGCCGCCGGCGGTGTGCTGGGCCGGCCGCTGGAACTGCTAACCGCCAATACGGCTTCTGACCCGGCCAAAGCGGTGGAAAACGTGAAGGCACTGGCCAAACAGGGCGCCGCTATGCTGTTTGGCGGCTCCTCCAGTGCGGTGGCCGTTGAAGCCGGCAAAGAAGCCGCCCGCCACCAGCTGCTTTATTTCGGCACTCTCACCTACGCCAACGAAACCACCGTGGCCGATGGCCACCGCCATATGTTCCGCGAAACCTACAACGCCCACATGGCCGCCAAAGCACTGGGGGCATACCTGAATGAGCGTCTGCAGGGGAAGAAATTCTTCTATATGACCGCCGATTACAACTGGGGCTGGTCGAGCGAAACCTCACTGCGTAATTACACCGGCACCACCGATGTGAACCAGCACCCCGGCACTCTGGTGGCCTATCCGCGCCCGCGGGAAAACGATATGCGCAACGCGCTGGAGCTGGCGGTAAAAGCCGGTGCCGACGTGCTGATGCTGATTCAGTTTGGTGACGATATGGCGCTGGCCCTGCGCACCATCCACAGCATGGGCCTGCAGGACAAACTGACCATTGTGGTACCCAACCTGACGCTGGCGATGGCCAAGACGGCCGGCTCCGGCATTCTGGAAGGCGTTATTGGTGCCGCACCCTGGAGCTGGCAGGTGCCTTACCGCTACGGTTACGAACAGGGCAAAGCCTTTGTGGAAAAGTTTGTGCGCCTTAACGCCACCTACCCGACCAGTTCCGCCGCTTCCGCCTACAGCATTGTGTACCAGTTTAAAGACGCCGCCGAACGGGCCGGTTCACTGGATACCAACCGTCTGATCAAAGCACTGGAAGGGCATAAGTACAGCCTGCTGAAAGACGAACAGGAATGGCGCGCGCTGGATCACCAGAATGTACAAAGCGTGTACGTGGTGCGCAGCCGCACCCGCGAAGAGATTCTGCAAAGCCACCTGCGCGAAGATTTCTTTGAAATTCTGCTGCGGCTGGACGGTAAAGACACGGTACAAACCCCGGATGAATGGCGGGCAGAACGCCGCGCCGTGGGAGCGCCACTGACGTTGCAGTAA
- a CDS encoding 2Fe-2S iron-sulfur cluster-binding protein produces the protein MSTHTVTFQPAGVQIQCREDQSIADAAEEQGVTLFIGCDNGVCEVCKADRLSGSFRFRNALGQTILEQDDQVLCCVAHPLTDTEIYMEDVYPADHLPPRTLACQITAVELLGDNVWRVELLAPAGKAIEFWPGQYLLLHITDAQGREEQVPYSIACAPGSLTGGDPRRLELHIADHSDNASQVLAFLRQAVVVRVTLPQGDCFISPRILQQHRGQPLLMIAAGSGFSQIKSLVEGALAINPQQEIHLYWSNRQPGGFYLSQLPLQWAQQFANVHYHPIIEQHSNGWDGRAGWIYQVIHEDFTNLSHTQVYACGSPNMVYGTLDQLAPLGLTQKNMHADVFSYAPRSE, from the coding sequence GTGAGCACGCATACAGTTACCTTTCAGCCTGCCGGCGTGCAGATTCAGTGCCGCGAAGATCAGAGCATTGCCGACGCGGCCGAAGAGCAGGGCGTAACGCTGTTTATCGGCTGCGACAACGGCGTCTGCGAAGTGTGCAAAGCTGACCGCCTGAGCGGATCGTTCCGTTTCCGCAACGCTCTGGGCCAGACCATACTTGAGCAGGATGATCAGGTATTATGCTGCGTTGCTCACCCGCTAACCGATACTGAGATTTATATGGAAGACGTTTACCCCGCCGACCACCTGCCACCCCGCACCCTGGCCTGCCAGATTACGGCGGTAGAATTGCTGGGTGATAACGTCTGGCGGGTTGAGCTGCTGGCGCCGGCCGGCAAGGCCATTGAGTTTTGGCCTGGCCAGTACCTGCTGCTGCACATTACCGATGCTCAGGGCCGCGAAGAACAGGTGCCCTATTCCATCGCCTGTGCGCCGGGCAGCCTCACCGGTGGTGATCCCCGGCGGCTGGAACTGCATATTGCCGACCACAGTGACAACGCCAGCCAGGTGCTGGCGTTTCTGCGCCAGGCGGTGGTGGTGCGGGTAACGCTGCCGCAGGGCGATTGCTTTATCAGCCCGCGGATTCTGCAACAACACCGTGGCCAGCCACTGCTGATGATTGCTGCCGGCAGCGGCTTTTCGCAGATCAAAAGTCTGGTGGAAGGCGCCCTGGCCATTAATCCGCAGCAGGAAATTCACCTGTATTGGTCAAACCGCCAGCCCGGAGGCTTCTATTTAAGCCAATTACCGCTGCAATGGGCGCAACAATTTGCCAATGTGCATTACCACCCTATTATCGAGCAGCACAGCAATGGCTGGGATGGCCGCGCCGGCTGGATTTATCAGGTGATTCATGAAGATTTCACCAACCTGAGCCATACACAGGTGTACGCCTGCGGCTCACCGAATATGGTGTATGGCACCCTCGACCAATTGGCCCCGCTGGGCTTAACCCAAAAAAATATGCACGCGGATGTATTTTCCTACGCCCCGCGCAGTGAATAA
- the hemC gene encoding hydroxymethylbilane synthase yields the protein MSAVTTLRIATRKSPLAMWQAEHIKARLLALYPQLTVELVTFTTQGDKILDVPLAKIGGKGLFVKELEAAMLDGRADIAVHSMKDVPMEFPEGLELGVICARENPQDAFVSNRYKTIEELPQGAVVGTSSLRRQCQIQQQRPDLIIKSLRGNVQTRLSKLDAGEFDAIILAAAGLLRMEMQDRIASFIPAEQSLPAGGQGALGIEWRVGNNDYDRAIQELIKPLHDDITASCVLAERALNRRLQGGCQVPIACYAERTGEQLWLRGLVGSVDGQTILRTERRGLASEAEAMGIDAAEHLLAQGAGAILSAVYGHEVK from the coding sequence ATGTCTGCTGTAACCACGCTCCGCATCGCCACCCGCAAAAGCCCGCTTGCCATGTGGCAGGCTGAACACATCAAAGCGCGTCTGCTGGCGTTGTATCCGCAGCTGACCGTTGAGCTGGTTACCTTCACCACTCAGGGCGACAAAATTCTCGATGTGCCGCTGGCCAAAATCGGCGGCAAAGGCCTGTTCGTAAAAGAACTGGAAGCCGCCATGCTGGATGGCCGCGCCGACATCGCCGTGCATTCCATGAAAGACGTACCGATGGAGTTCCCGGAAGGGCTGGAGCTGGGGGTGATCTGTGCGCGTGAAAACCCGCAGGATGCCTTTGTCTCCAACCGCTATAAAACCATTGAAGAACTGCCGCAGGGCGCGGTGGTGGGTACCTCCAGCCTGCGCCGCCAGTGTCAGATCCAGCAGCAACGCCCGGATCTGATCATCAAAAGCCTGCGCGGCAACGTCCAGACCCGGCTGAGCAAGCTGGATGCCGGTGAATTTGACGCCATTATTCTGGCCGCCGCCGGCCTGCTGCGCATGGAAATGCAGGATCGCATTGCATCGTTTATTCCCGCCGAACAATCCCTGCCGGCCGGTGGTCAGGGCGCGCTGGGTATTGAGTGGCGCGTGGGTAATAACGATTACGACCGTGCGATTCAGGAACTCATTAAACCCCTGCACGATGACATCACTGCCAGCTGTGTGCTGGCCGAGCGGGCGCTGAACCGCCGCCTGCAGGGCGGTTGTCAGGTGCCCATCGCCTGTTACGCCGAGCGTACCGGCGAGCAGCTGTGGCTGCGTGGGTTGGTGGGCAGTGTCGATGGCCAAACCATTCTGCGCACTGAACGTCGTGGTCTGGCCAGCGAGGCAGAAGCCATGGGCATTGACGCCGCTGAGCATCTGCTGGCCCAGGGTGCCGGTGCCATTCTCAGCGCCGTTTACGGCCACGAAGTGAAATAA
- a CDS encoding mechanosensitive ion channel family protein: MDMNLNELTVNSQMLIETYLLPWGTKLLLALLIFIVGRMVARLIARGVGKALTSAHLDPILVNFAGAVVNTALLVLVIIFALSQLGLDTTSLVALVGAAGLAVGLALKDSLAHFAAGVMLIVFRPFKLGDYVEVGGVAGSVDKISIFSTRLKTPDNKVVTVPNGNIFGNTMTNYSEESTRRIDLVVSISYGSDLLKAKHLLDDIVGSHDKVLKDPAYRIAVSELADSSVNFIVRPWVNAADYWDVRFELLETIKLRFDAEGIEIPLPQMALHINKPE, encoded by the coding sequence ATGGATATGAACCTGAATGAACTGACCGTGAACAGTCAGATGCTGATCGAAACCTACCTGCTGCCCTGGGGCACCAAGCTGCTGCTGGCCCTGCTGATTTTTATTGTGGGTCGCATGGTGGCGCGGCTGATCGCCCGCGGCGTGGGCAAAGCCCTCACCAGTGCACATCTCGATCCGATTCTGGTCAACTTCGCCGGTGCCGTGGTGAATACCGCGCTGTTGGTGCTGGTCATTATCTTCGCCCTGTCGCAGCTGGGGCTGGATACCACCTCACTGGTCGCTCTGGTCGGTGCCGCCGGTCTGGCCGTTGGTCTGGCGCTGAAAGATTCCCTCGCCCACTTTGCCGCCGGCGTCATGCTGATTGTGTTCCGTCCGTTCAAGCTGGGTGACTACGTTGAAGTCGGCGGCGTCGCCGGCTCGGTGGATAAAATCAGCATTTTCAGCACCCGCCTGAAAACCCCGGACAACAAAGTGGTGACCGTGCCGAACGGTAATATTTTCGGCAACACCATGACCAACTATTCCGAAGAAAGTACCCGCCGCATCGACCTGGTGGTGAGCATCAGCTACGGCAGCGACCTGCTGAAAGCCAAACACCTGCTGGATGACATCGTCGGCAGCCACGATAAAGTGCTGAAAGACCCAGCCTACCGCATCGCCGTTTCTGAACTGGCCGACTCCTCGGTGAATTTTATTGTGCGCCCCTGGGTGAACGCTGCCGACTACTGGGATGTGCGCTTCGAACTGCTGGAAACCATCAAACTGCGCTTCGATGCCGAAGGCATTGAAATTCCGCTCCCACAAATGGCCCTGCATATCAATAAGCCGGAATAA
- a CDS encoding sensor histidine kinase — MSEPHPLRQAEQARLNAFFLPDLCNARAVLILLAVSEALVLALSLLEMGLDNFSWPRFSILSFFVQWVCLLSVAALCQSRHWLLRLHESAAALLALLVIMLVTLLVSVTGELLWPLAEGRIDWQWVLRNIIVSLIFGAMAMRYFYVRSQWRQKTQAELKARLAALQANIRPHFFFNTLNTVASLIVVDPDKAERLLLDLAQLFRVVLKNDDSLIPLAQEIELGRQYLAIEQVRLGEQRLRVQWQLPADLPALTVPQLILQPLLENAVYHGIQPGIEGGYIRIQLQPEGERWRLSIINSRAHSGSTPGNQMAHDNIRARLAVLGQQAGLQLDASAAEYQAHLLLPAAVTEAKES, encoded by the coding sequence GTGTCGGAACCGCACCCTCTGCGCCAGGCTGAGCAGGCCCGCCTGAATGCTTTTTTTCTGCCCGACCTGTGCAATGCCCGGGCGGTGCTGATTTTACTGGCGGTCAGTGAAGCACTGGTGCTGGCGTTAAGCCTGCTGGAAATGGGGCTGGATAACTTTTCCTGGCCGCGCTTCAGTATTCTGTCGTTCTTTGTGCAGTGGGTGTGCCTGCTGTCGGTGGCGGCCCTGTGCCAGTCACGACACTGGTTGCTGCGCCTGCACGAAAGTGCCGCCGCCTTGCTGGCGCTGCTGGTGATTATGCTGGTGACGCTGCTGGTCAGCGTCACCGGCGAACTGTTGTGGCCGCTGGCCGAAGGCCGGATCGACTGGCAATGGGTACTGCGCAATATCATCGTCAGCCTTATTTTCGGTGCCATGGCGATGCGCTATTTCTATGTGCGCAGCCAGTGGCGGCAGAAAACCCAGGCCGAACTGAAAGCGCGGCTGGCGGCGTTGCAGGCCAATATCCGCCCGCACTTCTTCTTTAACACCCTGAATACTGTGGCATCGCTGATCGTGGTCGATCCGGATAAAGCCGAACGGCTGCTGCTCGATCTGGCGCAGCTGTTCCGGGTGGTGCTGAAAAACGATGACAGCCTGATTCCGCTGGCACAGGAAATTGAACTGGGCCGTCAGTATCTGGCCATTGAGCAGGTACGGCTGGGCGAGCAACGGCTGCGGGTACAGTGGCAACTGCCGGCCGACTTGCCGGCACTGACCGTGCCGCAACTGATTCTGCAGCCGTTGCTGGAAAATGCGGTTTACCACGGCATCCAGCCCGGGATTGAAGGCGGTTATATCCGTATTCAGCTGCAGCCTGAGGGTGAGCGCTGGCGCCTGAGCATTATTAATTCCCGCGCCCACAGTGGCAGTACGCCGGGTAACCAGATGGCGCATGACAACATCCGTGCCCGGCTGGCGGTGCTGGGGCAGCAGGCCGGCTTGCAACTGGACGCCAGCGCGGCAGAATATCAGGCGCATCTGCTGCTGCCGGCAGCAGTAACCGAGGCCAAGGAGAGCTGA
- a CDS encoding uroporphyrinogen-III synthase, whose translation MQPAVIVTRPAEQAGPLLQALQQRGYATRHLPLMDIVPLADDDAAATSGLRARLMNLDEYRAVIVISVNAATIGLEWLDRYWPQPPLGIEFYAVGPSTAEVLEQARLTVHCPAERFDSEGILALPGLQPEVIAGQKVLLWRGIGGREKLASVLRERGAQVDYAELYERREQHYSADQWQAALQDKPLLMLSSTQALDIVCAQVPDLPQRIQALILPAERSADMARERGFTRVLVAASARDEHMLACLPPG comes from the coding sequence ATGCAACCGGCGGTGATTGTTACCCGCCCGGCTGAGCAGGCCGGGCCATTGTTGCAGGCGCTGCAGCAACGCGGTTATGCAACCCGTCATCTGCCGTTAATGGACATCGTGCCGCTGGCCGACGATGACGCCGCAGCAACCTCCGGCCTGCGGGCGCGCCTGATGAATCTGGACGAATACCGTGCGGTTATTGTTATCAGCGTGAACGCCGCCACCATCGGGCTGGAATGGCTCGACCGTTACTGGCCGCAGCCACCGCTGGGCATCGAATTCTACGCCGTTGGCCCGAGTACCGCCGAGGTGCTGGAACAGGCCCGTTTAACCGTACACTGCCCGGCGGAACGCTTCGACAGCGAAGGCATTCTGGCGCTGCCGGGGTTGCAGCCAGAGGTCATTGCCGGGCAAAAAGTCTTGCTCTGGCGTGGCATTGGCGGGCGGGAAAAACTGGCCTCGGTCTTGCGCGAACGCGGTGCCCAGGTGGATTATGCAGAGCTGTATGAACGCCGCGAGCAGCACTACAGCGCCGACCAGTGGCAAGCCGCCCTGCAGGATAAGCCGCTGCTGATGCTCAGCAGTACCCAGGCACTGGATATTGTTTGTGCCCAGGTGCCGGATTTGCCGCAGCGCATTCAGGCCCTGATTTTGCCGGCCGAGCGCAGTGCCGACATGGCGCGGGAACGTGGATTTACCCGGGTACTGGTAGCGGCCAGCGCCCGTGATGAACACATGCTGGCCTGTTTGCCGCCAGGCTGA
- a CDS encoding heme biosynthesis HemY N-terminal domain-containing protein, whose amino-acid sequence MRAWLLLLVLTLAGGLVAGTLMGFDSGYVLISWGNYTLETSLWLYAGLTLLLMLLLYTLLRSALVLLGSDWRFNEWRAQRRNQRARRQTTKGLLSLAQGQWRRAERLLTLSADDSDTPLINYLAAARAAYEQGKNDAADEWLKAARDSTKGADLAVGLNQAELLSSRGQKEQALAVLLKLRQQHPRHAYLLKLLVKLHVDLEDWSALHELLPLLRKSSRIAADKLSELEQNIQLQLLERTGRNSGQAPEQQAQELKRLYRDMPRSARESVPVVKRYIELLHALPADGLAEQELRRALKYVWHDDLVILYGNLHGEDTSRQLLFAEQQLTERPNDPVLLLVLGKLALRLNDLEKAADYLQTGLRLRNLPELHTEMALVRLAEGNESQACEHFRLALR is encoded by the coding sequence ATGAGAGCCTGGTTACTGCTGCTGGTACTGACGCTGGCTGGCGGTCTGGTGGCCGGCACCCTGATGGGTTTTGACAGCGGCTACGTGCTGATCAGCTGGGGCAACTACACGCTGGAAACCAGTCTGTGGCTGTATGCCGGTTTAACCCTGTTGCTGATGCTGCTGCTCTATACCTTGCTGCGCTCAGCACTGGTGCTGCTGGGCAGTGACTGGCGTTTTAACGAATGGCGCGCCCAGCGCCGTAACCAGCGGGCCCGCCGGCAAACCACCAAAGGTTTGCTGAGTCTGGCGCAGGGACAGTGGCGTCGTGCCGAGCGTTTACTGACCCTCAGCGCGGACGATTCTGATACCCCGTTAATCAATTATCTGGCCGCTGCCCGTGCCGCCTATGAGCAGGGTAAAAACGATGCCGCTGATGAGTGGCTGAAAGCTGCCCGTGACAGCACCAAAGGAGCTGATCTGGCGGTGGGACTGAATCAGGCCGAGCTGCTCAGTTCGCGCGGTCAGAAAGAACAGGCGCTGGCGGTATTGCTGAAACTGCGCCAGCAGCATCCCAGACATGCTTATCTGCTGAAACTGCTGGTGAAGCTGCATGTTGATCTGGAAGACTGGTCGGCCCTGCACGAACTGCTGCCGCTACTGCGTAAGTCGTCCCGTATTGCGGCCGATAAGCTCAGCGAGCTGGAGCAGAATATTCAGCTGCAGTTACTGGAACGCACCGGCCGCAACAGTGGCCAGGCGCCGGAACAACAAGCCCAGGAACTGAAGCGGCTGTACCGCGATATGCCGCGCTCAGCGCGCGAGTCGGTGCCGGTGGTGAAGCGTTATATTGAATTGCTGCATGCCCTGCCTGCTGATGGTCTGGCTGAACAGGAACTGCGCCGGGCGCTTAAATACGTCTGGCACGATGACCTGGTCATCCTGTACGGCAACCTGCACGGCGAAGATACCAGCCGCCAGCTGTTGTTTGCCGAGCAACAGCTGACCGAGCGTCCGAATGACCCGGTGCTGTTGCTGGTGCTGGGGAAACTGGCGTTACGCCTGAATGATCTGGAGAAAGCCGCTGACTACCTGCAAACCGGCCTGCGGCTGCGTAACCTGCCGGAGCTGCACACCGAAATGGCGCTGGTGCGGCTGGCGGAAGGTAATGAAAGCCAGGCCTGTGAGCACTTCCGGCTGGCGTTGCGCTGA
- a CDS encoding uroporphyrinogen-III C-methyltransferase, translating into MSSENKTPSNAAAEPANLPAPESTAAEQKPADKQPADKPKAAKQAAATPARRAGWWWLLLVLILLGVLAAAGWFAQRLHQQMLTDMAVLRDRIASTQDQERRQQQDIAQLQQQLQTQQQSYQQLQQQLQHNSDRLAQLPGAERQDWLLAEAEYLLRLANQRLQLERDWNGALSLLQAADAVLVETRNPGLTRIRETLAQDMLALRQAPALDATGAVLRLQALQQQLPQLPWLPDRLLPDSGADLLAGEAQQPLPDSWYGQLWHKITTALTGLVRIRERADAVATPLTPDQQYYLQQNMNLMLEQAQAALLREQADLYGHSLQRVLNWLQQYLLIEDDRTRAVQQSLQELQDWPVAPERPDISRSLLQLQQWVEQQRRGMAPVEESA; encoded by the coding sequence GTGAGCAGCGAAAACAAAACACCTTCTAACGCCGCCGCCGAACCGGCTAACCTGCCTGCCCCTGAATCCACTGCTGCTGAGCAGAAGCCGGCGGACAAACAGCCCGCAGACAAGCCAAAGGCCGCCAAACAAGCCGCCGCTACGCCGGCCCGGCGTGCTGGCTGGTGGTGGCTGTTACTGGTACTGATTCTGCTGGGCGTGCTGGCCGCTGCCGGCTGGTTTGCCCAGCGGCTGCATCAGCAGATGCTGACCGACATGGCCGTGCTGCGTGATCGTATTGCCAGCACACAGGATCAGGAGCGCCGCCAGCAACAGGACATCGCGCAACTGCAACAGCAACTGCAGACGCAGCAGCAAAGCTACCAACAGTTGCAGCAACAGCTGCAGCACAACAGCGACCGGCTGGCGCAGCTGCCCGGCGCTGAGCGGCAGGACTGGCTGCTGGCGGAAGCCGAGTATCTGCTGCGGCTGGCTAACCAGCGGCTGCAGCTGGAACGTGACTGGAACGGTGCTCTCAGCCTGTTACAGGCGGCCGATGCGGTGCTGGTGGAAACCCGTAATCCCGGCTTAACCCGCATTCGCGAAACCCTGGCGCAGGATATGCTGGCGCTGCGGCAGGCACCGGCGCTGGACGCCACGGGTGCCGTTCTGCGCTTACAGGCGTTGCAGCAACAGCTGCCGCAACTGCCCTGGTTGCCGGATCGCTTATTGCCGGACAGTGGCGCCGACCTGTTGGCGGGCGAAGCACAGCAACCACTGCCGGACAGCTGGTACGGCCAGCTGTGGCATAAGATAACAACCGCCTTAACCGGGCTGGTGCGTATCCGTGAGCGTGCCGATGCCGTGGCCACCCCGCTCACTCCCGACCAGCAATACTATCTGCAACAGAATATGAACCTGATGCTGGAACAGGCGCAGGCGGCGTTGTTGCGTGAACAGGCTGACCTGTACGGGCACAGCCTGCAACGGGTGCTGAACTGGTTGCAGCAGTACCTGCTGATCGAAGATGACCGCACCCGCGCCGTACAACAGTCGCTGCAGGAACTGCAGGACTGGCCGGTGGCACCCGAGCGGCCGGATATCAGCCGCTCGCTGCTGCAATTACAGCAATGGGTAGAGCAGCAGCGCCGCGGCATGGCCCCGGTGGAGGAGTCGGCATGA